Proteins encoded together in one Triticum dicoccoides isolate Atlit2015 ecotype Zavitan chromosome 7B, WEW_v2.0, whole genome shotgun sequence window:
- the LOC119337781 gene encoding zinc finger CCHC domain-containing protein 7-like, with product MAQRWRSKARRDPDLDDAGSPSPARPRAPPSDDEDEEGNEDLTLEIVARARRREAAGGQPGFAEVLSLSSDEEVDEDAVVELGEADPSRRKDKKKKKQRRKERRKKQRKEDDAAAVKEEPQVAGTQEGNTGTVESVPTEDGVDAPVSDNTVLRKLLRIPRYFDPGETILETCFNCGEEGHVAVNCPMEKRKKPCFVCGLFGHNAKQCTQGQECFICKKGGHMAKDCPDKHTKNTQQYTALCLRCGETGHDMFGCSNDYPLDDVKEIKCYVCNQNGHLCCTDFSDSCSKEVTCYNCAQSGHTGLGCAKQRRETSAATTPTLCYKCGEDGHFARGCTNSAKPGRFKGELSSHSRRKDKWKNDSGPRSAPHGSHKRKSPLFEDRWETPRGKSRARGGWIPEDHDDLPSKKYKGNGWDSQSTPKKPYNNHHHRSSGGDYSSPQGQDFSWHNSQYSPSARKHGSSSSRFASNTHHRFERS from the exons ATGGCGCAGCGCTGGCGCTCGAAGGCGCGGCGCGACCCGGACCTGGACGACGCTGGCTCGCCCTCTCCCGCGCGGCCCCGCGCGCCCCCCAgcgacgacgaggacgaggagggCAACGAGGATCTCACCCTCGAGATCGTcgcgcgggcgcggcggcgcgaGGCCGCGGGAGGCCAGCCCGGGTTCGCCGAGGTGCTCTCCCTGTCCTCTGACGAGGAGGTCGACGAGGACGCCGTCGTGGAGCTCGGCGAGGCCGACCCCAGCAGgaggaaggacaagaagaagaagaagcagcgccgcaaggagaggaggaagaagcagcGCAAGGAGGACGACGCAGCCGCCGTCAAGGAGGAG CCTCAGGTTGCTGGCACTCAGGAGGGGAACACTGGGACAGTGGAATCAGTGCCCACCGAAGATGGCGTTGATGCCCCTGTATCTGATAACACAGTTCTGCGGAAGCTTCTT CGTATACCAAGATACTTTGATCCTGGGGAAactatattggagacttgctttaACTGTGGTGAGGAAGGTCATGTGGCTGTAAACTGCCCAATGGAGAAGCGGAAGAAGCCTTGCTTCGTTTGTGGATTGTTTGGACACAATGCGAAACAGTGCACGCAG GGTCAAGAGTGTTTCATCTGCAAAAAAGGAGGTCATATGGCGAAAGATTGCCCTGACAAGCACACAAAGAATACTCAGCAATACACCGCATTGTGTTTGAGATGCGGAGAAACAGGCCATGATATGTTTGGATGTTCCAATGATTATCCACTGGATGATGTCAAG GAAATAAAATGCTATGTGTGTAACCAGAATGGTCACCTGTGTTGTACCGACTTCTCTGATAGTTGTTCAAAAGAAGTTACTTGTTATAACTGTGCTCAATCTGGTCATACTGGTTTG GGATGTGCCAAGCAACGTAGGGAGACGAGTGCTGCGACAACTCCGACCTTATGCTACAAATGTGGCGAAGATGGTCACTTCGCACGTGGCTGCACAAATAGTGCTAAG CCCGGCCGGTTCAAAGGCGAGTTGTCGTCGCATAGTCGTAGAAAGGACAAATGGAAAAATGACTCTGGCCCTAGATCAGCTCCTCATGGTTCTCACAAAAGAAAAAGCCCCCTATTCGAGGATAGATGGGAGACACCTCGTGGTAAATCCAGAGCCAGGGGTGGTTGGATTCCTGAGGACCATGATGATCTGCCATCCAAGAAGTACAAAGGCAATGGGTGGGACTCCCAATCTACTCCTAAGAAGCCCTACAACAATCACCACCATCGCTCCTCTGGCGGTGACTATTCATCTCCTCAAGGGCAGGATTTTTCATGGCACAACTCGCAATATTCACCAAGTGCGAGGAAACATGGCTCTTCTTCGTCAAGATTCGCTAGCAACACCCATCACCGCTTCGAAAGAAGTTAG